Proteins co-encoded in one Firmicutes bacterium CAG:345 genomic window:
- a CDS encoding peptidase U32 (product inferred by homology to UniProt): MKKLELLAPVGDKERLEAAVYFGADAVYFAGKKFGLRALASNFDENEIKEAVEFCHEHNVKVYITVNILAHNADFTGMVDYLKYLDSVHVDGVIVSDLGIAHLVKEYTNLELHVSTQANITNKESAKIWVKLGAKRLVLARELNVQEIKEIKEAVGENIDIECFCHGAMCISYSGRCLLSNYFVGRDSNRGACAQPCRWNYALYSKNEQNPIDEYFPVEEDARGTYILNSKDMCLIEHIKELSEAGIVSFKIEGRMKSTYYVATVVNAYRRAIDNYLDNKEPDFDYIKELQKTSNRSFTTGFYFNSNQKTNKDSSLLAQTYDYVAIVVEDAKDGFVQVEHRNKFIVGDELEVLSPSDCFCKKIKVEEVKDENGILLQEIKKVKQRVWIKTDLPLRKNDILRKKK; this comes from the coding sequence ATGAAAAAATTAGAATTATTAGCTCCAGTAGGAGACAAAGAAAGATTAGAAGCGGCTGTTTATTTTGGCGCTGATGCTGTTTATTTTGCCGGAAAGAAATTTGGATTAAGAGCTTTGGCAAGCAATTTTGATGAAAATGAAATCAAAGAAGCAGTTGAATTTTGCCATGAACATAATGTTAAAGTTTATATTACTGTTAATATTTTAGCTCACAATGCAGATTTTACTGGTATGGTTGATTATCTTAAATATTTAGATTCGGTGCATGTTGATGGCGTAATTGTCAGCGATCTTGGAATTGCTCATTTAGTTAAAGAATATACAAACTTAGAATTGCATGTATCAACACAAGCTAATATAACCAATAAAGAATCTGCTAAAATATGGGTAAAATTAGGAGCAAAACGTTTGGTTTTGGCCAGAGAATTGAATGTTCAAGAAATAAAAGAAATTAAAGAAGCAGTTGGTGAAAATATAGATATCGAGTGCTTTTGCCATGGCGCAATGTGTATTTCATATAGCGGAAGATGTTTATTGTCAAATTATTTTGTGGGAAGAGATTCTAATAGAGGGGCTTGTGCACAACCTTGTCGTTGGAATTATGCACTATATTCTAAAAATGAACAAAATCCTATAGATGAATATTTTCCTGTTGAAGAAGATGCAAGAGGAACTTACATTCTAAATAGTAAGGATATGTGTTTGATTGAACATATCAAAGAACTTTCTGAAGCTGGAATAGTTAGCTTTAAAATAGAAGGTAGAATGAAATCCACTTATTATGTTGCAACTGTTGTTAATGCATATAGAAGAGCTATAGATAATTATTTAGATAATAAAGAACCAGATTTTGACTATATTAAAGAATTACAAAAAACCTCTAATCGTTCTTTTACAACAGGCTTTTATTTCAATAGCAATCAAAAAACAAATAAAGATTCTTCTTTACTTGCGCAAACTTATGATTATGTTGCTATAGTTGTGGAAGATGCAAAAGATGGCTTTGTTCAAGTTGAACATAGAAATAAATTTATTGTTGGTGATGAATTAGAAGTTTTATCTCCTAGTGATTGCTTTTGCAAAAAAATTAAGGTAGAAGAAGTAAAGGATGAAAACGGAATATTGCTTCAAGAAATAAAAAAGGTTAAACAAAGAGTATGGATAAAAACAGATTTACCTTTAAGAAAAAATGATATTCTGCGCAAGAAAAAATAA
- a CDS encoding putative Peptidase U32 (product inferred by homology to UniProt) yields the protein MDKKNELLSPVGSPEAFYAAISNGCNAVYLGLDKFSARAYARNFSLDNLKDYIDYAHLRDVKVFVTMNTILYDEELKEVYNTIDQLAKMNVDAIIVQDLAIINYITNHYKTLEAHASTQIGIDDYHGAKIMKNMGVKRIVFARETPIKTMEEIKKGLGIDIEAFIHGALCVCYSGNCLMSSMIGERSGNRGRCAGCCRQVYTLIDTLNNTNVKTGYLLSMKDLNASSFIKEMKFVDSYKIEGRMKEPLYVASVTNTYRHILDDQKIDSDALNKVFNRTYTKGFMFGENSSNITNIERPNNFGYEIGRVVKVHKNKVWIKLFKKLNKGDQIRIETKNPFEEISIPVLKLFDASFNPCESSDKTVIIYSDEKVDLNAKVYKTKDIKFVEEIEKSLTNKEYKKIIINMEVTGHIGQPLLLKLECQNYKAYAKSDNIIEQAISLPTTKQNIYDQLNKLNNTPYRIGNFIVNLDDKAFIPLKEINELRRKAIANLDSIRLYRKTSLNKPNNIIPQKFDLHRPEISVQVYTQEQYEAAKELEIEHIYYKNFIHRNNPKYIDDDKEILFGGLGSIDYYKDKNKILVSDYSLNVTNYETVAILSSLGVNRITLSQEICKDNINKLIENYFSKYLTYPNLELIVYGRTCLMHSRYCPLKRLNMCGKCKINKYALKDRFATFPITFNSDCTTNIWNSKILNNMDEIQNIIGVNFFRLVFTTETKEETFKIISNFKNSLKNNEKSNSFDKKNHTHGHFFENPL from the coding sequence ATGGATAAAAAAAATGAATTATTATCTCCCGTTGGGAGTCCCGAAGCCTTTTATGCAGCAATAAGCAACGGATGCAACGCCGTTTATCTTGGATTAGATAAATTCAGTGCCCGAGCATATGCTAGAAATTTCAGCTTAGATAATTTAAAAGATTATATAGATTACGCTCATTTAAGAGATGTTAAAGTCTTTGTCACAATGAATACTATTTTATATGATGAAGAATTAAAAGAAGTTTATAACACTATTGATCAATTGGCAAAAATGAATGTTGATGCGATTATTGTTCAAGATTTAGCCATTATTAATTACATAACCAATCATTACAAAACTTTAGAAGCCCATGCTTCAACTCAAATTGGTATAGATGATTATCATGGTGCAAAAATAATGAAAAATATGGGCGTGAAAAGAATTGTTTTTGCTCGTGAAACACCCATAAAAACAATGGAAGAAATAAAAAAAGGCTTAGGAATTGATATTGAAGCCTTTATTCATGGTGCACTTTGCGTCTGTTACTCAGGCAATTGTCTAATGAGTTCAATGATTGGAGAAAGAAGTGGAAATCGCGGACGTTGTGCTGGATGTTGCAGACAAGTTTATACTCTTATTGATACTTTAAATAATACTAATGTTAAAACTGGTTATCTTCTTTCGATGAAAGATCTCAATGCCTCTTCATTTATAAAAGAAATGAAATTTGTCGATTCCTATAAAATAGAAGGAAGAATGAAAGAACCTTTATATGTAGCTAGTGTTACAAACACTTACCGCCATATTTTAGATGATCAAAAAATAGATTCCGATGCTCTTAATAAAGTCTTTAATCGAACATACACAAAAGGTTTTATGTTCGGAGAAAATAGTTCGAATATTACAAATATTGAAAGACCAAATAATTTTGGATATGAAATTGGAAGAGTTGTAAAAGTCCATAAAAATAAAGTTTGGATTAAACTATTTAAAAAGCTCAATAAAGGCGATCAAATCAGAATAGAAACAAAAAATCCATTTGAAGAAATTAGTATACCTGTTTTAAAACTTTTCGATGCCTCTTTTAATCCTTGTGAATCAAGCGATAAAACAGTCATTATATATTCCGATGAAAAAGTCGATTTAAATGCTAAAGTATACAAAACTAAAGATATTAAATTTGTTGAAGAAATAGAAAAAAGTCTTACCAACAAAGAATATAAAAAAATTATTATTAATATGGAAGTTACTGGTCATATCGGTCAACCTTTGCTTTTAAAATTAGAATGCCAAAATTATAAAGCTTACGCCAAATCCGATAACATTATCGAACAAGCTATATCTTTGCCAACTACTAAACAAAACATATACGACCAATTGAATAAACTTAATAATACACCCTATAGAATAGGAAACTTCATAGTTAATCTAGATGATAAAGCGTTTATTCCTCTAAAAGAAATCAATGAACTAAGAAGAAAAGCTATAGCCAATTTGGATTCCATAAGATTATATAGAAAAACAAGTTTAAATAAACCTAATAATATAATTCCTCAAAAATTTGATTTACATCGACCTGAAATTTCAGTTCAAGTATATACACAAGAACAATATGAAGCTGCCAAAGAATTAGAAATAGAACACATCTACTATAAAAATTTTATCCATCGCAACAATCCTAAATATATCGATGATGACAAAGAAATATTATTCGGAGGATTAGGCTCTATCGATTACTATAAAGATAAAAATAAAATTTTAGTCTCCGATTATTCTTTAAATGTTACAAATTACGAAACTGTTGCAATATTATCTTCTTTAGGAGTCAATAGAATTACTTTATCCCAAGAAATTTGCAAGGATAATATAAATAAGTTAATAGAAAATTATTTTTCAAAATATTTAACATATCCTAATTTAGAATTGATTGTCTATGGACGAACATGCTTAATGCATTCTAGATATTGTCCATTAAAAAGATTAAATATGTGTGGAAAATGTAAAATTAATAAATATGCATTAAAAGATCGTTTTGCTACCTTTCCTATAACTTTTAATTCAGATTGCACAACAAATATATGGAATAGCAAAATATTAAATAATATGGATGAAATTCAAAATATAATAGGCGTAAATTTCTTTAGATTAGTCTTTACTACCGAAACGAAAGAAGAAACTTTTAAGATTATCAGCAATTTTAAAAATAGTCTTAAAAACAATGAAAAATCTAATTCTTTTGACAAAAAGAATCACACCCATGGTCATTTCTTTGAAAATCCACTCTAA
- a CDS encoding beta-lactamase domain-containing protein (product inferred by homology to UniProt): MKSKFKSVLCSIIFLASLTGCRIQEPHVHSEVTRYDDSYHWNICEICNEITSTKVEHNFKEETIKNPTCTEKGEKKLKCECGYEKNIEVDATGHKFNKNYEFDENYHFHKCLDCGEKKDIESHDLNEEIIDEPTPISEGKKRIYCNNCNYEKEEILNKLPLVETTIEILPDEVNEHPYLEMNGVYLNETYPTEFTIEKNGGYIKSDKIGTIAEISVHLYGYYNNLKIYDDISDGNLLTGEKTYLTDGDNSGYLYTYTLNDSDSFRIENPSNYDTNAYFIKIKHTGYVEEPKYEKISIEKALEIGASLTGIDENKYIIKGTVTSIDNNYITLSDGSKSIVVENKSIKKNLNPDYFVELKGKIENRNGQILFVNPSLISYKAATYTVEVQSSQNGSIQLNKYSNINFEEKINVTILPDEGYKIKYLFLNGQKQNFYDNKSSLLITQNSIITAVFVKDYGQNTIESEYVFSSYEEGEDKKYQEEHKLDSNTKITITNSFFSSNLTIYEKGEALIESNGIIKEITLNTNSNSGTLKVYGAEKGKGFIEIKTIELDGSKQYILDISNENYTFIKLVSEKENISFESFSMVYETDDNAEGFVIHSVEMVGTYGDSNLITYKNFDILIDGGTASDSSNVKKVIDTYVLDGVLDLLIITHPDSDHYGGITSGNPFQNLTNINMMITGDHSSNDQIVNNVSSKFPDVEVYNILELVNTEKKIHTLKVDDDFSIDFFWHEGYTLSSKNNQSVATMIKYKNTKLFMAGDMEKAECNRFMPVYPNLTSPEDFVIFKALHHASNGSNETNFIEYIKPDFAFVTAGMKLSDPNKTPNYRAHPYLDASIRIGNYTNKYYWSGICGQLNISCNGYTATAKGLGRSKDYYVYDKNTGNYILADKEKEKDVTYFESYFYQNAVLNMDKPNLANIKLFA, encoded by the coding sequence ATGAAATCAAAATTTAAATCAGTGTTATGCTCTATTATCTTCCTTGCAAGCCTTACAGGCTGCAGAATTCAAGAGCCACATGTCCACAGCGAAGTTACAAGATATGATGATTCATACCATTGGAATATTTGCGAAATTTGCAACGAGATAACATCAACAAAAGTCGAACATAATTTTAAAGAAGAAACTATAAAAAATCCTACTTGTACCGAAAAAGGAGAAAAGAAATTAAAATGTGAATGTGGATATGAAAAAAATATCGAAGTAGATGCCACAGGACATAAATTCAATAAAAATTATGAATTTGATGAAAACTATCACTTTCATAAGTGCTTAGATTGTGGAGAAAAAAAAGATATTGAATCTCATGATTTAAACGAAGAAATAATCGATGAACCTACTCCTATTTCCGAAGGCAAAAAAAGAATTTATTGCAATAATTGCAATTATGAAAAAGAAGAAATATTAAATAAACTCCCTTTAGTTGAAACGACCATTGAAATTCTTCCCGATGAAGTTAACGAGCATCCTTATTTGGAGATGAATGGTGTATATTTAAATGAAACATATCCAACAGAATTTACAATTGAAAAAAATGGTGGATATATTAAATCTGATAAAATAGGAACCATAGCTGAAATAAGTGTTCACTTATATGGATACTATAATAATTTAAAAATATATGATGATATTTCAGATGGAAATTTATTAACCGGCGAAAAGACATATTTAACCGATGGTGATAATTCTGGATATTTATATACTTATACTTTAAACGACAGCGATTCTTTCCGAATTGAAAACCCTAGCAATTATGATACTAATGCTTATTTTATCAAAATCAAACATACTGGTTATGTTGAAGAGCCAAAATATGAAAAAATATCAATTGAAAAAGCTTTAGAAATCGGAGCTTCACTAACAGGAATTGATGAAAATAAATATATTATTAAAGGTACAGTTACAAGCATTGATAATAACTACATCACATTGAGCGATGGAAGCAAATCTATTGTCGTAGAAAATAAATCTATTAAGAAAAATCTCAATCCTGATTATTTCGTTGAATTAAAAGGAAAAATTGAAAATAGAAATGGTCAAATATTATTTGTCAATCCTTCATTGATATCTTATAAGGCGGCAACATATACTGTTGAAGTACAATCATCACAAAATGGTTCTATTCAATTAAATAAATATTCAAATATAAATTTCGAAGAAAAAATAAATGTAACAATTTTACCTGATGAAGGATACAAAATTAAATATCTTTTCCTCAATGGCCAAAAACAAAATTTCTATGATAACAAATCTTCTTTATTAATAACACAAAATTCAATCATAACAGCTGTATTTGTTAAAGATTATGGTCAAAACACTATCGAATCTGAATATGTTTTCTCATCATATGAAGAAGGAGAAGATAAAAAATATCAGGAAGAACATAAACTAGATAGCAATACAAAAATTACAATTACCAATTCATTCTTCTCCTCAAATTTAACAATATATGAAAAAGGAGAGGCTTTAATTGAATCAAATGGAATAATCAAAGAAATTACTTTAAACACAAATTCAAATTCTGGAACATTAAAAGTATATGGAGCAGAAAAGGGAAAAGGTTTTATTGAAATAAAAACTATTGAATTAGATGGCTCAAAACAATATATCTTAGATATTTCTAATGAAAACTATACATTTATAAAATTAGTTTCTGAAAAAGAAAATATCTCTTTCGAATCATTTTCAATGGTTTATGAAACTGATGATAATGCCGAAGGTTTTGTAATTCATAGTGTAGAAATGGTTGGAACTTACGGCGATTCAAATTTAATAACTTATAAAAACTTCGATATTTTAATCGATGGTGGAACCGCTTCTGATTCCAGCAACGTTAAAAAAGTAATCGATACTTATGTTCTTGATGGCGTCTTAGATCTTTTGATTATCACCCATCCAGATTCTGATCACTATGGTGGCATTACTTCAGGAAATCCTTTCCAAAATTTAACCAATATCAATATGATGATAACTGGAGATCATTCTTCTAACGATCAAATTGTCAATAATGTATCATCCAAATTCCCAGATGTTGAAGTCTATAATATTCTAGAGCTCGTCAATACAGAAAAGAAAATACATACTTTAAAAGTTGATGATGATTTTTCAATCGATTTCTTCTGGCACGAAGGCTATACATTATCGAGTAAAAATAACCAATCCGTTGCTACGATGATTAAATATAAAAATACCAAATTATTCATGGCTGGTGATATGGAAAAAGCTGAATGCAATAGATTCATGCCAGTTTATCCAAATTTAACTTCACCTGAAGACTTTGTTATTTTCAAAGCTCTTCATCATGCTTCCAATGGTTCAAACGAAACTAATTTCATTGAATATATCAAACCTGACTTTGCATTTGTTACCGCTGGAATGAAATTGTCAGATCCAAATAAAACTCCAAACTATAGAGCCCATCCATATCTTGATGCTTCTATAAGAATTGGAAATTATACCAACAAATATTACTGGAGTGGTATTTGTGGTCAATTGAATATTTCCTGCAATGGCTATACTGCTACCGCTAAAGGCCTTGGAAGAAGCAAAGATTATTACGTTTACGATAAAAATACTGGAAATTACATTTTAGCCGATAAAGAAAAAGAAAAAGATGTTACCTACTTTGAATCTTATTTCTACCAAAATGCAGTACTAAATATGGATAAACCAAATCTAGCAAATATTAAACTATTTGCATAA
- a CDS encoding unknown (no significant homology to UniProt): MKYAKKYVDSIFFPITLGIISLIGWVLNFNIPSAIISAILCFLPLFGKDGRGYLSLVLLVPAMVYNPISFNNIDLGLFIFACTIVISLTLFIIIRRPKFRFGRIAISLIPLYAIFVISLIIQFSFGTPIYKESLYFLLGLFFILLFYLIFVPILYGDNVFEYFSKSLIILATLISLQVFIFYGRIGYENVGTTINIGWIQSSTMASSILVITLPFISFFFSKKKWWYLPILAILISAIYQLRTVSGILCTICIIIPLIFFTFKNYKYCPYYIIFSIFVFGIALSILFFVNDTFVDVMISSLRYLSTFLKGEIPAHQLGIELFLKQPVFGPSINALSNILGVDEGYIRLLDNTVVTTLVMGGSFGLAFYFFHLVNIFTLAFKKKNPYQLFFLIFLLAVELIGLVDNTIYNLFFNFIYLFIMAAYESSTRIPDVFIEQKFFSCYLNRGNY; this comes from the coding sequence ATGAAATATGCAAAAAAATATGTTGATTCTATATTTTTTCCTATAACATTAGGAATAATATCTTTAATCGGTTGGGTTTTAAATTTTAATATACCATCCGCTATCATTTCAGCTATTTTATGCTTTTTGCCATTATTTGGAAAAGATGGCAGAGGATATTTATCATTAGTTCTTTTAGTTCCTGCCATGGTTTATAATCCTATTAGTTTCAATAATATCGACTTAGGGCTTTTTATCTTTGCGTGCACAATTGTTATTTCGTTGACTCTATTTATCATTATAAGACGACCAAAGTTTCGTTTTGGGCGAATTGCAATATCTTTAATACCTCTTTATGCAATATTTGTAATTTCATTAATTATTCAATTCTCCTTTGGTACTCCTATATATAAAGAATCCTTGTACTTTTTACTAGGTTTATTTTTCATTTTATTATTCTATCTAATTTTTGTTCCTATTTTATATGGTGATAATGTTTTTGAATATTTTTCAAAAAGTCTAATCATTTTAGCAACTCTGATATCTCTTCAAGTTTTTATTTTCTATGGAAGAATAGGCTATGAGAATGTTGGAACAACAATAAATATAGGTTGGATTCAATCTTCAACAATGGCAAGTTCAATTTTAGTAATTACTTTGCCTTTTATCTCATTTTTCTTCAGCAAAAAAAAATGGTGGTATCTTCCTATACTTGCTATTTTAATATCTGCCATTTATCAATTGAGAACTGTCAGTGGTATTCTTTGTACAATATGTATAATTATTCCTTTAATTTTCTTTACTTTTAAAAATTATAAATATTGTCCATATTACATTATTTTTTCCATATTCGTTTTTGGAATTGCCTTATCCATATTGTTCTTTGTCAATGATACATTCGTCGATGTCATGATTTCTAGCTTAAGATATTTATCAACTTTTTTAAAAGGGGAAATACCTGCCCATCAACTTGGAATCGAATTATTTTTAAAACAGCCAGTATTTGGTCCTTCAATCAACGCTTTAAGCAATATTCTAGGAGTCGATGAAGGATATATTAGGCTTTTAGATAATACAGTTGTCACGACATTAGTAATGGGAGGAAGTTTTGGATTAGCTTTTTACTTTTTCCATTTGGTCAATATTTTTACTCTAGCTTTTAAAAAGAAAAATCCTTATCAATTATTTTTCTTAATATTTTTATTAGCAGTTGAATTGATAGGTCTAGTTGATAATACAATTTACAACCTATTTTTTAACTTTATTTACCTATTTATCATGGCTGCTTATGAATCTTCTACAAGAATTCCTGATGTTTTTATTGAACAAAAATTCTTTTCGTGTTATCTTAATAGAGGGAATTATTAA
- a CDS encoding protein RecA (product inferred by homology to UniProt) yields the protein MATKKTKSVELDDSSAEERLEETLKKIEVTFGKGSIMKLGDRAVVDVSVIPSGSIMLDNALGVGGYPKGRIIEIYGPESSGKTTLALQAIAECQKAGGRAAFIDAEHAIDPEYAKVLGVDIDELILSQPDSGEQALEIADMLASSQAIDLIVVDSVAALVPKAEVEGTLEDNNIGLQARLMSKALRRMAPVLNKSLCTIIFINQIREKMSTMPSYAPGGNETTSGGRALKFYASIRLDIRRTETLKTSDGSAYGNGVTIKVVKNKVAPPFKTVKASIIYGKGLDHITEVTDIAIAFGLIKKSGAWFSYGEERIGQGKLNAVAYVRENPEVAEILEKTIKEKLAAGEIPDFKKA from the coding sequence ATGGCAACAAAGAAAACAAAAAGCGTAGAACTTGATGATTCTTCAGCTGAAGAAAGATTAGAAGAAACATTAAAGAAGATTGAAGTTACATTTGGTAAGGGTTCTATCATGAAACTAGGTGATAGAGCTGTTGTTGATGTCAGTGTTATTCCAAGCGGATCTATTATGCTTGACAATGCTTTAGGTGTTGGAGGATATCCTAAAGGAAGGATTATAGAAATTTATGGTCCTGAATCTTCAGGTAAGACTACATTAGCATTGCAAGCTATTGCTGAATGTCAAAAAGCAGGAGGCAGAGCTGCATTTATAGATGCTGAACATGCTATTGATCCTGAATACGCTAAGGTACTTGGTGTAGATATTGATGAATTAATTTTGTCTCAGCCAGATTCTGGTGAGCAAGCATTAGAAATTGCAGATATGTTAGCTTCCTCTCAAGCTATTGATCTGATTGTTGTTGACTCTGTAGCAGCCTTAGTTCCGAAAGCAGAAGTTGAAGGAACATTAGAAGATAATAATATTGGTCTTCAAGCTCGTCTTATGAGCAAGGCGTTAAGAAGAATGGCACCAGTTTTAAATAAATCATTGTGCACAATAATTTTTATTAATCAAATTCGTGAAAAGATGAGTACAATGCCTAGTTATGCGCCAGGTGGAAATGAAACTACTTCTGGTGGCCGTGCATTAAAATTTTATGCCTCAATTCGTTTAGATATAAGAAGAACAGAAACTTTAAAGACTTCTGATGGCAGTGCTTATGGGAATGGCGTAACTATTAAAGTTGTAAAAAATAAAGTGGCTCCACCATTTAAAACTGTAAAAGCTTCTATTATTTATGGAAAAGGTCTTGATCATATTACAGAAGTTACTGATATCGCAATCGCTTTTGGTCTTATTAAGAAAAGCGGAGCTTGGTTCTCTTATGGAGAAGAACGAATAGGTCAAGGTAAACTTAATGCAGTGGCTTATGTTCGTGAAAATCCTGAAGTTGCTGAAATTTTAGAAAAGACTATTAAAGAAAAATTAGCTGCAGGAGAAATACCTGATTTTAAAAAAGCTTAA
- a CDS encoding competence/damage-inducible domain protein CinA (product inferred by homology to UniProt) translates to MCQVDILDLFHKMEEKGLFLCSVESLTGGLFASTITGIPGASHIYKGSFVTYCNEIKNIIGVQKETLEKYTAISRKTAEEMVINGVKKLNCNVGVSFTGNAGPEPSEGKPVGLIYISIYLKGKIYTYELNIVDERNNVRKKCVEFALEKLYELIG, encoded by the coding sequence ATGTGCCAAGTAGATATTTTAGATTTGTTCCACAAAATGGAAGAAAAAGGATTATTTCTCTGCTCTGTTGAAAGTTTAACAGGGGGACTTTTTGCTTCTACTATTACAGGAATTCCGGGTGCTAGCCATATTTATAAAGGTTCTTTTGTAACTTATTGCAACGAAATAAAAAATATTATAGGTGTACAAAAAGAAACTCTTGAAAAATATACAGCTATTTCTAGAAAAACTGCCGAAGAAATGGTTATTAATGGCGTAAAAAAATTAAATTGCAATGTCGGAGTTAGTTTTACTGGTAATGCAGGTCCTGAACCTTCAGAAGGAAAACCGGTAGGACTTATATATATTTCAATTTATTTAAAAGGAAAAATTTATACATATGAATTGAATATTGTCGATGAAAGAAACAATGTCAGAAAAAAATGTGTTGAATTTGCTTTAGAAAAACTTTATGAATTAATTGGATAG
- a CDS encoding cDP-diacylglycerol--glycerol-3-phosphate 3-phosphatidyltransferase (product inferred by homology to UniProt), with protein MNLPNKITISRLIIAVIMIFFAVFPWANVGASSILTTLGNTGFTILDLILAILFVVGSATDAIDGKIARKYNLITDFGKFFDPLADKFLVNSALIFLACYGRIPALIIILMIGRDLAVDGIRFMAASKGEVIAANIFGKLKTVFQMVTIPFVMLNGFPFNYLFKEHTYIFLDVLLSITCAMSLISGFIYLYRGRKYIQCAK; from the coding sequence ATGAATTTACCTAATAAAATTACAATTTCACGATTAATAATTGCGGTGATTATGATATTTTTCGCTGTATTTCCTTGGGCAAATGTAGGTGCTTCTAGTATATTAACCACGTTAGGTAATACTGGCTTTACTATTCTTGATTTAATTTTAGCAATTCTTTTTGTTGTTGGTTCAGCAACTGACGCAATTGATGGAAAAATTGCTAGAAAATATAATTTAATAACAGATTTTGGAAAATTTTTTGATCCTTTAGCAGATAAATTCTTAGTAAATTCGGCTTTGATTTTTTTAGCATGCTATGGAAGAATTCCAGCTTTGATTATAATTTTGATGATTGGAAGAGATTTAGCAGTAGATGGAATAAGATTTATGGCTGCTTCTAAAGGTGAAGTGATTGCAGCTAATATATTTGGAAAGTTAAAAACTGTATTTCAAATGGTAACTATTCCATTTGTTATGTTAAATGGTTTTCCATTTAATTATTTATTTAAGGAACATACATATATATTCTTAGATGTTTTGTTGAGCATTACTTGTGCCATGAGTCTTATTTCAGGCTTTATCTATCTTTATAGAGGAAGAAAATACATACAATGTGCCAAGTAG
- a CDS encoding divIVA domain protein (product inferred by homology to UniProt), with translation MPIDLKLDSNKVFHKVFEGTKPGYNATQVDTFLDIVISDYEAVEAYVQKTDELIDNLNKTNKMLKDRLTTTEANLAVLEEKMKNISDNESVSMANLDLLKRISTLEQALFKAGINPSNIK, from the coding sequence ATGCCGATAGATTTAAAATTGGACTCCAATAAAGTTTTTCATAAAGTTTTCGAAGGAACAAAACCTGGTTATAATGCTACACAAGTTGATACATTTTTAGATATTGTAATTAGTGATTATGAAGCAGTTGAAGCTTATGTTCAAAAAACAGACGAACTTATTGATAATCTCAATAAAACTAACAAAATGTTAAAAGATCGTTTGACAACAACTGAAGCTAATTTAGCGGTTTTGGAAGAAAAAATGAAAAATATTTCTGATAATGAAAGCGTATCTATGGCTAATTTAGATTTGCTAAAAAGAATTTCAACTTTAGAACAAGCTCTTTTTAAAGCAGGTATTAACCCAAGCAATATAAAATAA